The following proteins are co-located in the Fluviicola sp. genome:
- a CDS encoding PA2169 family four-helix-bundle protein: protein MATNNQEIVDCLNNLVQINNDRIQGYLTASQETDQDDLKSVFSEMMTTSQECRRELVQEITKLGGTPIEGTTVSGKLYRVWMDIKAALTSKDRKAILNSCEFGEDAAVKTYQTELDSETLKGTEYLQVVQQQYSKIKSGHDKIKQLRDAANNAA, encoded by the coding sequence ATGGCAACAAATAATCAAGAAATCGTAGATTGTTTAAACAACCTGGTACAGATTAATAACGACCGCATTCAGGGATATTTAACTGCTTCGCAGGAAACTGACCAGGATGATCTGAAAAGTGTTTTTTCAGAAATGATGACAACCAGCCAGGAATGCCGTCGTGAATTGGTACAGGAAATTACCAAACTGGGCGGAACTCCGATAGAAGGTACAACTGTTTCAGGGAAACTTTACCGTGTATGGATGGATATCAAGGCGGCTCTTACCAGCAAAGACCGTAAAGCAATCCTGAATTCCTGCGAATTCGGTGAAGATGCAGCAGTGAAAACTTATCAAACAGAACTGGATAGCGAAACTTTGAAAGGAACTGAATACTTACAAGTTGTTCAGCAACAATATTCAAAGATCAAATCAGGTCACGATAAGATCAAGCAATTGCGCGATGCTGCCAATAATGCAGCTTAA
- a CDS encoding DUF4142 domain-containing protein — MKSVRMTARRSLAYLGGLSLGLFVINACGGNPDDPKEIAEDQNEERFDDRKSEKDANFLVEAAAINLEEIKLGELAQQKGMMDDTKALGKMMVKEHTAALKDLKKLADSKSITIPEVLTEDGQDAYDDLNEEKGMKFDEEYASMMVRGHKSAIRKFENASSNAEDPDIRNWATSMLPSLRAHLENSNICKDKAKEMK, encoded by the coding sequence ATGAAAAGTGTAAGAATGACAGCAAGAAGAAGTTTGGCTTACTTAGGAGGATTAAGCCTTGGTTTATTTGTAATCAACGCATGTGGCGGTAATCCGGATGATCCGAAAGAGATTGCAGAAGATCAAAACGAAGAGCGTTTCGATGACAGAAAATCTGAAAAAGATGCCAACTTCCTGGTAGAAGCAGCTGCAATTAACCTGGAGGAAATTAAACTGGGGGAACTTGCTCAGCAAAAAGGGATGATGGATGACACCAAAGCATTGGGTAAAATGATGGTGAAAGAACATACAGCAGCATTGAAGGATTTGAAAAAACTAGCCGACAGTAAATCCATTACTATTCCGGAAGTTTTGACTGAAGACGGACAAGATGCCTACGATGACCTTAACGAGGAAAAAGGAATGAAATTCGACGAAGAATATGCGAGCATGATGGTAAGAGGACATAAATCTGCTATCCGCAAGTTCGAGAATGCTTCTTCCAATGCAGAAGATCCGGACATCCGAAACTGGGCTACATCTATGCTTCCTTCTTTGCGTGCACACCTTGAGAATTCAAATATCTGCAAGGACAAGGCTAAAGAAATGAAGTAA
- a CDS encoding helix-turn-helix transcriptional regulator, protein MKKNHLNDKYTGKELAESFVFRNKLTPAQKEAAKKELNAKRQELGQATTAKEMLLSRLLQLKYQMEDYLANSDYDNARTFGFFLKGYLEMLNKKNKEFAADIDINQTELSQIINNHRSPSEKVIIRLELHSNKIIPAIMWHKLVEKEKEYQLMHDSELRAREKSHVRNALAI, encoded by the coding sequence ATGAAAAAGAATCATTTAAACGATAAGTATACCGGTAAGGAATTGGCGGAATCTTTCGTATTCAGAAACAAATTAACTCCAGCTCAAAAAGAAGCGGCAAAAAAAGAGCTCAATGCAAAACGTCAGGAACTCGGGCAAGCTACTACGGCAAAAGAAATGCTTCTGTCCCGGTTATTGCAATTAAAATACCAAATGGAAGATTACTTAGCCAACTCCGATTATGACAACGCACGTACTTTCGGTTTTTTCCTAAAGGGTTATTTAGAAATGCTGAACAAAAAAAACAAAGAGTTTGCTGCCGATATAGACATCAATCAAACAGAATTGAGCCAGATTATTAATAATCACCGTTCTCCCAGTGAGAAAGTGATTATACGCCTGGAACTACATTCCAACAAAATTATTCCCGCAATTATGTGGCACAAGTTGGTCGAAAAGGAAAAGGAATATCAACTTATGCACGATTCAGAATTAAGAGCACGGGAAAAAAGCCATGTGCGCAACGCTTTAGCTATATAA
- the cphA gene encoding cyanophycin synthetase: MEIKNIQVMRGPNYWSNYRQKLIVMKLDLEKYEELPTNKIPKFYERIMKALPSLYEHRCSEGKAGGLCERMQEGTWLGHVIEHVALEFQVLAGMDCGYGRTRSTGEYGVYKVVFSYLSEEAGIYAGKAAVEFVRAIAEQKAFDVKNVIETLKDIWADEVPGPSTQSILDEAIRRNIPVTRMDDHSLYMLGYGRNQQLFRATVMGTTTNLAVESVACKWFTKEVLGKAGISVPKGVTIYTKKELEEVIDELPFPWVIKPIDGNHGRGITANIRNKEVALKAANQAWKISDKIIVEEYVEGADYRFLVINYKLIAVAKRTPACVRGDGQLTIRELIAKENENPKRGVGHEKVLTKIKIDNHTKALLKEAGLGLDDILPLGKEIMLKKTANLSTGGTSTDVTDSVHPFNVFLAERIARLFQLDVCGIDIMAKDVTQPIRKGNGAVIEVNAGPGFRMHTHPSIGTPREVAKPVIDMLFPDNSNGRIPIVAITGTNGKTTTTRLIAHMAQQAGKSVGYTTTEGVYINGHTILEGDCSGPQSARTILADPMVDFAVLECARGGILRSGLAFDECDVSIVTNVTEDHLGLGDIHTLEDYAQVKEVVPRSTSEEGYSILNADDDLVYNMRHAVSSMVVLFSMKQDNERIMEHCEKGGMAVFVQDDYFVVQTGETVIRILAVNRTPITLGGKAEFMVANVLPSIAAAIVSGFTIEDIRIALSSFIPSPELTPGRMNLFEFAHCQLMLDYAHNASGFEGIQKYMDKVDATSKICIIGATGDRRDEDIRNLGKYAASTFDEIIIRHDKDGRGRTNEELTALVMEGIHSVNTHPRVEVISDEASAIEFAVTHAPQDAFIFVCADHVKHSIELVRKLQEKLLYSMSKVS, from the coding sequence ATGGAAATAAAGAACATACAGGTAATGCGCGGCCCTAATTATTGGTCGAATTACAGGCAGAAACTAATCGTAATGAAATTGGACCTGGAGAAGTATGAAGAACTTCCTACCAATAAGATTCCGAAATTCTACGAACGAATCATGAAAGCATTACCGTCCCTTTACGAACACCGTTGTTCGGAGGGGAAAGCAGGTGGACTTTGCGAACGCATGCAGGAAGGTACCTGGCTGGGACACGTCATTGAACACGTGGCACTGGAATTCCAGGTGCTCGCCGGGATGGATTGCGGGTATGGAAGAACCCGTTCAACCGGAGAATACGGAGTATATAAGGTTGTTTTCTCCTATTTATCTGAAGAAGCCGGAATTTACGCCGGGAAAGCAGCGGTAGAATTTGTAAGAGCAATTGCAGAGCAAAAGGCTTTCGATGTCAAAAATGTGATTGAAACCCTGAAGGATATTTGGGCGGATGAAGTGCCGGGACCAAGTACTCAGAGTATTTTGGATGAAGCAATACGCCGAAATATTCCGGTGACACGGATGGATGATCACTCGTTGTATATGTTGGGTTACGGACGTAATCAGCAGTTGTTCCGTGCCACAGTTATGGGTACGACCACAAACCTGGCAGTGGAATCTGTTGCCTGCAAATGGTTTACCAAAGAAGTACTTGGAAAAGCCGGTATTTCTGTTCCGAAAGGAGTAACCATTTACACGAAAAAGGAATTGGAAGAAGTCATCGATGAATTGCCTTTTCCCTGGGTAATTAAACCCATAGACGGAAATCACGGAAGAGGAATCACAGCCAACATCCGGAATAAAGAAGTGGCATTGAAGGCTGCAAACCAGGCATGGAAAATATCCGATAAGATTATCGTGGAAGAATATGTCGAGGGAGCAGATTACCGCTTTTTGGTGATCAATTACAAACTCATCGCGGTTGCGAAAAGAACTCCGGCCTGCGTGAGAGGTGACGGACAATTAACGATCCGTGAACTGATCGCTAAAGAGAACGAAAATCCGAAACGCGGAGTGGGGCATGAAAAAGTGCTGACAAAAATCAAGATCGATAACCACACCAAGGCACTTCTGAAAGAAGCTGGGTTGGGACTGGATGATATCCTTCCTTTGGGAAAAGAAATTATGCTTAAGAAAACGGCAAACCTTTCTACAGGCGGAACTTCAACCGATGTAACAGACAGCGTTCATCCCTTCAACGTATTCCTGGCAGAGCGTATTGCACGCCTTTTCCAGCTGGATGTTTGCGGGATTGATATCATGGCGAAAGACGTGACACAACCGATCCGAAAAGGAAACGGTGCGGTAATCGAAGTAAATGCGGGGCCTGGTTTCCGAATGCACACACATCCGTCTATCGGAACTCCGCGGGAAGTTGCCAAACCGGTTATCGATATGCTTTTCCCTGACAATTCCAACGGACGTATTCCGATTGTGGCAATTACCGGTACAAACGGGAAAACAACCACTACGCGACTCATTGCGCACATGGCACAGCAAGCAGGTAAAAGTGTAGGTTATACGACAACGGAAGGTGTTTACATCAACGGACATACGATTTTGGAAGGAGATTGCAGCGGTCCGCAAAGTGCCCGTACCATTCTCGCTGATCCGATGGTGGATTTCGCGGTACTGGAATGTGCCCGCGGTGGAATTCTTCGTTCCGGATTGGCTTTTGATGAGTGTGATGTAAGTATTGTGACAAATGTAACGGAAGACCATTTGGGATTGGGCGATATTCATACGCTGGAAGATTATGCGCAGGTAAAAGAAGTAGTTCCGAGAAGTACGTCAGAAGAGGGATATTCCATTTTAAATGCAGACGACGACCTGGTTTACAACATGCGTCATGCAGTTTCTTCCATGGTTGTATTGTTCAGCATGAAGCAGGATAACGAGCGTATTATGGAACACTGTGAAAAAGGAGGAATGGCTGTTTTCGTACAGGACGACTATTTTGTAGTTCAAACAGGTGAAACGGTGATCCGTATCCTGGCTGTAAACCGCACTCCGATTACCTTAGGCGGAAAAGCAGAATTTATGGTGGCCAATGTATTGCCTTCGATCGCTGCAGCCATTGTTTCCGGATTCACCATAGAAGATATCCGTATAGCGCTTTCTTCATTTATTCCTTCACCGGAATTGACACCGGGAAGAATGAACCTGTTCGAATTTGCTCATTGCCAGCTGATGCTTGATTATGCACACAATGCTTCAGGATTTGAAGGTATTCAGAAGTACATGGATAAAGTAGATGCGACTTCCAAGATCTGTATTATCGGTGCAACAGGAGATCGCAGGGACGAAGACATCCGGAACCTGGGGAAATATGCAGCATCAACTTTTGATGAGATCATTATCCGGCACGATAAAGACGGACGCGGTAGAACCAATGAAGAACTGACCGCTTTGGTCATGGAAGGGATTCATTCGGTGAACACTCATCCGCGGGTTGAAGTCATTTCCGATGAAGCTTCTGCAATTGAATTTGCAGTAACCCATGCACCGCAGGACGCCTTCATTTTCGTTTGTGCGGATCATGTAAAGCATTCCATTGAATTGGTAAGAAAGCTCCAGGAAAAACTGCTTTACTCGATGTCTAAAGTTTCTTAA
- a CDS encoding cyanophycinase translates to MVPKGRLLLIGGAEDKGENKVPIAAHNKQFVHLEILKELVSEKSLDDRIEVITTATGFPMEIRAIYEKAFSKVGYTNVGFLDIHTIADTKNTEYLDRVNKADTIMFCGGDQFKIATIIGGSPISDAIYRRYKNDPKFTVAGTSAGAMVMSKLMIQSGGTNEALIDYDLRISSGLGLIEECIIDTHFIRRGRFGRLAHAVISNSNQLGIGLGEDTALLIRKGRKAQCLGSGMVVIIDARHIEQTNVSDVEKGDPIYVDNLRVHLLVRNCEFNIHTCKLSYSHLKPIEDE, encoded by the coding sequence ATGGTACCTAAAGGCAGACTTTTACTCATTGGCGGAGCCGAAGATAAAGGTGAGAACAAGGTTCCGATAGCTGCACATAACAAACAGTTTGTGCACCTTGAAATATTGAAAGAACTGGTCTCGGAAAAATCACTGGACGACCGCATTGAAGTCATCACAACGGCTACCGGATTTCCTATGGAGATCCGTGCCATTTATGAAAAGGCTTTCAGTAAGGTCGGTTATACGAATGTCGGATTTTTGGATATTCACACGATTGCAGATACAAAAAACACAGAGTACCTGGATCGGGTGAATAAAGCCGATACGATCATGTTTTGCGGAGGAGATCAATTCAAGATCGCAACCATTATCGGCGGCTCACCGATATCCGATGCTATTTACAGGCGCTACAAAAACGATCCGAAATTTACCGTAGCCGGAACAAGTGCCGGTGCAATGGTAATGTCGAAACTGATGATTCAAAGCGGCGGGACCAATGAAGCACTGATCGACTATGATTTGCGCATCAGTTCGGGATTAGGCCTGATAGAAGAATGTATCATCGACACCCATTTTATCCGCAGAGGACGGTTCGGACGGTTAGCCCACGCGGTCATTTCGAATTCGAATCAATTGGGTATCGGCCTGGGGGAAGACACCGCTTTATTAATCCGGAAAGGACGAAAAGCGCAATGTCTTGGCTCCGGAATGGTAGTCATTATTGATGCGCGGCACATTGAACAAACCAATGTGAGCGATGTTGAAAAAGGCGATCCGATCTATGTAGATAACCTGCGGGTGCATCTGCTGGTAAGGAATTGCGAGTTCAACATCCATACCTGTAAATTAAGTTATTCACATTTAAAGCCGATAGAAGATGAATAA
- a CDS encoding isoaspartyl peptidase/L-asparaginase, which produces MNKIAIAIHGGAGQNSEFIEANYDAYLEGLKTAVEQGHELLTKGASALDVVEATVRILEDNPLFNAGKGSALNSEGKVEMDAAIMDGKTLAAGAVSMVTQVKNPISLARKVMSNTKHVHIAGYGALKLAELNALELMPEDYFIVERQINDLKEEKSYGHGTVGCVALDASGNLASATSTGGISNSLPGRVGDSCMIGAGCYANSLVASSCTGDGELIIINVIAHRVALLMELKGMSLQAACDHVIRNIDNPINGDVGMISVDAEGNVGFSFNCDRMHRAGIDYTGKMVLDIYHEDSSLRLL; this is translated from the coding sequence ATGAATAAAATTGCAATTGCAATCCATGGCGGTGCCGGGCAAAACAGCGAATTCATTGAAGCGAATTACGATGCGTACCTCGAAGGATTGAAAACTGCCGTAGAGCAGGGACATGAATTATTGACAAAAGGAGCGTCAGCGCTGGATGTTGTGGAAGCTACAGTCAGGATACTGGAAGACAATCCGCTGTTTAACGCCGGAAAAGGCTCGGCTCTGAATTCAGAAGGAAAGGTTGAAATGGATGCGGCTATTATGGACGGGAAAACCCTCGCAGCAGGCGCTGTTTCGATGGTAACTCAAGTAAAAAACCCGATTTCCCTGGCAAGAAAAGTCATGAGTAATACCAAACACGTGCATATTGCGGGTTATGGAGCATTGAAACTCGCCGAATTGAACGCTTTGGAACTGATGCCGGAAGATTATTTCATTGTTGAAAGACAGATCAATGATTTGAAGGAAGAGAAAAGCTACGGACATGGAACAGTTGGTTGTGTGGCTTTGGATGCTTCCGGGAACCTGGCTTCGGCAACTTCTACTGGTGGTATTTCAAACAGTTTACCGGGAAGAGTAGGAGACAGCTGCATGATCGGTGCCGGCTGCTATGCAAATTCGCTGGTTGCTTCATCCTGTACAGGCGACGGAGAATTGATCATTATCAACGTGATTGCGCACCGGGTAGCTTTGTTGATGGAATTGAAAGGAATGTCGCTTCAGGCGGCTTGCGATCACGTCATCCGGAATATCGATAACCCGATCAACGGAGATGTGGGAATGATCAGTGTGGATGCCGAAGGAAATGTCGGGTTCTCCTTCAATTGTGACCGCATGCACCGCGCCGGAATCGATTACACGGGAAAAATGGTACTGGACATTTATCACGAAGACAGCTCATTAAGATTGTTATAA
- a CDS encoding SDR family oxidoreductase, with protein sequence METKQTVLITGATSGIGKELALLFAKEQYKLVIVARNQEKLESTADELKQIGSPQVTPISCDLSVAGNAQQLYDQVKQKGIQIGILVNDAGAGEHGFFKETRLEEELAIIQLNVASLVHLTKLYLQEMVERNEGKILQLASIAAYQPTPLLAVYAATKAFVLSFTDALINELKDTNVTMTALIPGPTDTEFFVRAHAENVKATDNVDDPAVVAKVGFEALMSGKPHAVAPGMTSQIVMSSLMSNQQVAAMARKQMEEKPVVSEDDKKN encoded by the coding sequence ATGGAAACAAAACAAACAGTACTGATAACCGGTGCAACGAGTGGAATCGGGAAGGAGCTGGCTCTTTTATTCGCGAAAGAGCAGTACAAACTGGTCATTGTTGCCCGCAACCAGGAAAAACTGGAAAGCACGGCAGATGAGCTCAAACAAATCGGTTCTCCGCAGGTTACACCCATTTCGTGCGATCTTTCTGTTGCAGGAAATGCACAGCAGTTGTATGACCAGGTGAAACAGAAAGGGATTCAGATCGGTATCCTGGTCAACGATGCCGGGGCCGGTGAACACGGTTTTTTCAAGGAAACACGCCTGGAAGAAGAATTGGCAATCATTCAGCTGAATGTGGCATCGCTGGTCCATCTCACCAAATTATACCTGCAGGAAATGGTGGAAAGAAATGAAGGGAAAATCCTGCAACTGGCATCTATCGCTGCTTATCAGCCAACACCCTTGTTAGCGGTTTATGCGGCAACGAAAGCGTTTGTGCTTTCTTTTACGGATGCCCTGATCAATGAGTTGAAAGATACAAACGTGACTATGACTGCATTGATTCCCGGCCCAACCGATACGGAATTCTTTGTGCGTGCACATGCCGAAAACGTGAAAGCGACGGACAACGTGGATGATCCGGCAGTTGTAGCAAAAGTAGGATTTGAAGCATTGATGAGCGGGAAACCGCATGCAGTTGCTCCCGGAATGACTTCCCAGATTGTAATGAGTTCACTGATGAGTAATCAGCAGGTAGCAGCAATGGCACGGAAACAAATGGAAGAAAAACCGGTTGTTTCGGAAGACGATAAAAAGAATTGA
- a CDS encoding Ku protein: MKAIWKGAISFGLVNIPVKLYSATQQSSLDLDMVDPRDMSHIKFKRVNEDTGKEVAWEHIAKAYRLKEQFILLEPEDFEAAAPEKSKIIQVDHFVDESDIDTIFFENSYYVEPEKSGVKAYALMREALAKSKKVGIAQFVLRTSETLTVLKPRGNVLVLSKIRFAQEIRNTDELKLPAASEVKPAELKMAMALIKQYTSPFNIDKFKDEYAASLLKIIKAKAKGKKSKIPTLKVVHSKSKDLMEQLKASLEKGKSSKAS, encoded by the coding sequence ATGAAAGCAATCTGGAAGGGTGCGATTAGTTTCGGATTAGTCAATATTCCCGTAAAATTATACAGTGCAACGCAGCAAAGTTCGTTGGATCTGGACATGGTCGATCCGCGTGATATGAGCCATATTAAGTTCAAACGGGTGAATGAAGACACTGGAAAAGAAGTAGCCTGGGAACATATTGCCAAAGCCTATAGGCTGAAAGAACAATTCATTCTCCTGGAACCGGAAGATTTTGAGGCTGCTGCACCGGAGAAAAGCAAGATCATCCAGGTAGATCACTTCGTGGATGAAAGCGATATCGACACCATTTTTTTTGAGAATTCGTATTACGTGGAACCTGAAAAATCGGGAGTGAAAGCTTATGCCCTGATGCGGGAGGCACTGGCGAAATCCAAAAAGGTCGGAATAGCCCAATTTGTTTTGCGTACTTCGGAAACGCTCACCGTTTTGAAACCGCGGGGAAATGTACTGGTATTGAGTAAAATCCGGTTTGCCCAGGAAATACGTAATACAGACGAACTCAAATTGCCGGCAGCTTCCGAGGTGAAACCCGCCGAATTGAAAATGGCGATGGCGCTCATCAAACAGTATACGAGTCCGTTTAACATCGATAAATTCAAGGACGAATATGCCGCTTCCTTACTGAAAATCATCAAGGCGAAAGCGAAGGGTAAAAAGTCAAAAATACCGACATTGAAAGTGGTTCACAGCAAGTCGAAAGATTTGATGGAGCAGCTTAAAGCCAGTTTAGAGAAAGGTAAATCATCCAAAGCATCCTGA